The proteins below are encoded in one region of Halalkalicoccus jeotgali B3:
- the udk gene encoding uridine kinase — protein MITPSFVLGIAGGTGAGKTTVTREVTAALRADDEECENPSADRDDLMASESVTHVPLDNYYADRSDLSFARRESINYDHPSAFDWELLRTHLDRLCAGRAVEMPQYDFEVHARTDERVRVEPADVIVVEGILALHDEAVTDLFDLRIYVETDADVRILRRIRRDVLKRGRSLEGVIEQYLSTVKPMHEQFVEPTKKEADLVIPEGANAVAVDLLEAAIGTIRNRRAGREPPAEDTGAPLVEYDD, from the coding sequence ATGATCACCCCGTCGTTCGTACTCGGGATCGCCGGTGGAACCGGAGCGGGCAAGACCACCGTCACACGGGAGGTGACTGCCGCCCTCCGGGCGGACGACGAGGAGTGTGAGAATCCGTCGGCCGACCGGGACGACCTCATGGCGTCGGAGTCGGTAACGCACGTCCCGCTCGACAACTACTACGCGGATCGCTCGGACCTCTCGTTCGCCCGACGGGAGTCGATCAACTACGATCACCCCTCCGCGTTCGATTGGGAGCTGCTCCGAACCCACCTCGATCGGCTGTGTGCGGGTCGCGCCGTCGAGATGCCACAGTACGACTTCGAGGTCCACGCCCGCACTGACGAGCGGGTGCGCGTCGAACCGGCCGACGTGATCGTCGTCGAGGGGATCCTCGCGCTGCACGACGAGGCCGTCACCGATCTGTTCGATCTCCGGATCTACGTCGAGACCGACGCCGACGTGCGGATCCTCCGGCGGATCCGCCGTGACGTCCTCAAGCGGGGCCGAAGCCTCGAGGGCGTGATCGAGCAGTATCTCTCGACCGTGAAACCGATGCACGAGCAGTTCGTCGAGCCGACGAAAAAAGAGGCGGATCTCGTCATCCCTGAGGGAGCCAACGCGGTCGCGGTCGACCTCCTCGAAGCCGCCATCGGAACGATCCGGAACCGTCGGGCGGGACGAGAGCCGCCGGCAGAGGACACCGGGGCACCGCTGGTCGAGTACGACGACTAG
- a CDS encoding 5'-deoxyadenosine deaminase gives MLLTGTVVVDSSTVLEDGAVVTDGGEIVAVGTAADLIDRYPDHERRNYDMLVPGLVGAHVHSVQSLGRGIADDTALLEWLYEHVLPMEAAMNGEAMEVAALLGYLELIESGVTTCIDHLSVSHADRAFEAAGEVGIRGLFGKVLMDKDAPEGLREDTDEALAESERLIERYDGLNNGRIRYAVTPRFAVSCTEPCLRGARDLAEEYGVRIHVHASENREECAVVREETGMDNIEWLDEVGLTGEDCVLAHCVHTSEREREILAETGTHVVHCPSSNMKLASGVAPVEAYVDRGINVALGNDGPPCNNTLDPYTEMRQASLLGKVDSLDPTTLPARTVFEMATVNGARAAGFDRVGTLREGWRADVVGLSTDLTRATPIHDPLSHLVFAAHGDDVRFTMVDGEVLYDDGEITTVDARRVRARANELAEMIV, from the coding sequence ATGCTCCTCACCGGAACAGTCGTCGTCGACTCCTCGACGGTCCTCGAAGACGGTGCGGTCGTCACCGACGGCGGTGAGATCGTCGCCGTCGGTACGGCGGCGGATCTCATCGATCGATATCCCGATCACGAACGTCGGAACTACGACATGCTCGTGCCGGGACTCGTCGGCGCGCACGTCCATTCGGTTCAGAGCTTGGGTCGCGGGATCGCCGACGACACCGCGTTGCTGGAGTGGCTCTATGAGCACGTCCTTCCGATGGAAGCCGCGATGAACGGCGAGGCCATGGAGGTCGCGGCACTCCTGGGATACCTCGAACTGATCGAAAGCGGCGTTACGACCTGTATCGATCACCTCTCGGTGTCGCATGCGGATCGGGCGTTCGAGGCCGCCGGTGAGGTCGGGATCCGAGGGCTGTTCGGAAAGGTCCTGATGGACAAGGACGCTCCGGAGGGGCTTCGCGAGGACACCGACGAGGCGCTCGCCGAAAGCGAGCGTCTCATCGAGCGATACGACGGGCTAAACAATGGGCGGATCCGCTATGCCGTCACGCCCCGGTTTGCCGTCTCCTGTACCGAACCCTGTCTCCGGGGTGCGCGCGACCTCGCCGAGGAGTACGGCGTCCGGATCCACGTCCACGCCAGCGAGAACCGCGAGGAATGTGCGGTGGTCCGCGAGGAGACGGGCATGGACAACATCGAGTGGCTCGACGAGGTCGGACTCACCGGCGAGGACTGCGTGCTCGCCCACTGCGTTCACACGAGCGAGCGCGAACGCGAGATCCTCGCCGAAACCGGAACCCACGTCGTTCACTGTCCCTCCTCGAACATGAAACTCGCAAGCGGGGTCGCGCCGGTCGAGGCGTACGTCGACCGGGGGATCAACGTCGCGCTCGGCAACGACGGCCCGCCCTGTAACAACACCCTCGATCCCTACACCGAGATGCGCCAAGCGAGTCTGCTCGGGAAGGTCGATTCGCTCGACCCGACGACGCTTCCGGCCCGAACCGTCTTCGAGATGGCGACGGTCAACGGGGCGCGTGCGGCCGGGTTCGACCGCGTCGGAACACTCCGAGAGGGATGGCGGGCCGACGTCGTCGGTCTCTCCACGGATTTGACGCGGGCGACGCCGATCCACGATCCCCTCTCGCATCTCGTCTTCGCCGCCCACGGCGACGACGTGCGTTTTACGATGGTCGACGGGGAGGTGCTGTACGACGACGGCGAGATCACGACCGTCGACGCCCGGCGAGTGAGAGCGCGAGCGAACGAACTGGCCGAAATGATCGTCTAA
- a CDS encoding aspartate aminotransferase family protein yields the protein MDDTTSRSVVERARAVIPGGAQTGLRAQAYDLGEVAFSESSGPTLETVDGEEFTDYHLAFGPIVLGHGHPAVDDAAKATIDDGVLYGAATTALEVEVAERVVDLLPSAEMVNFCNSGTEATYHAIRLARAYTGNDRVLKFEGCYHGWHDYVDISVYPPRERVGETHPESDGMLPEAVDHTEVLPFNDAEAVVEAFAEFDDIGAVICEPIPHSVDCLVPDEGFLETLRETTAENDVPLIFDEVITGFRHSARGMQHELGVTPDLTALAKAMGNGYPVAAVCGREDLMAQAGGDNTSGVVISGTYSGHPVGLAAASETLRVLSAEPVIEEITALGERYREGLDGLFSEHGIEGRVVGYGSVFSPQFGVTGEPQRYEDVLGLDEERFVAFARGMRERGHFFTPNPYKRQHLSWAHGEAELETYLAAADAVLGSLPVN from the coding sequence ATGGACGACACGACGAGCCGCTCGGTCGTCGAACGCGCGCGGGCGGTGATCCCGGGTGGTGCACAGACGGGACTGCGGGCACAGGCGTACGATCTCGGCGAGGTCGCGTTTTCGGAGTCGAGTGGTCCGACCCTCGAAACTGTCGACGGCGAGGAATTCACTGACTACCACCTCGCCTTCGGCCCGATCGTGTTGGGCCACGGCCATCCCGCAGTCGACGACGCAGCGAAAGCAACGATCGACGACGGGGTACTCTACGGGGCGGCGACCACGGCCCTAGAAGTGGAGGTCGCAGAACGGGTCGTCGACCTGCTTCCGAGTGCGGAGATGGTCAACTTCTGTAACAGCGGCACCGAGGCAACCTACCACGCGATCAGACTCGCACGCGCCTACACGGGCAACGACCGTGTACTCAAGTTCGAGGGGTGTTATCACGGCTGGCACGATTACGTCGACATCAGCGTGTACCCGCCGCGGGAGCGCGTCGGCGAGACCCACCCCGAATCGGACGGGATGCTCCCCGAGGCAGTCGACCACACCGAGGTCCTCCCCTTTAACGACGCCGAGGCGGTCGTCGAAGCCTTCGCGGAATTCGACGACATCGGGGCGGTGATCTGTGAGCCGATCCCCCACTCGGTGGACTGTCTAGTGCCCGACGAGGGGTTCCTCGAAACACTTCGGGAAACGACGGCCGAAAACGACGTGCCGCTGATCTTCGACGAGGTGATCACGGGCTTTCGCCACTCGGCGCGCGGAATGCAACACGAACTCGGCGTGACGCCCGATCTGACCGCGCTGGCGAAGGCGATGGGCAACGGGTACCCCGTCGCAGCGGTCTGTGGCCGCGAGGACCTCATGGCCCAGGCTGGCGGCGACAACACAAGCGGCGTGGTCATCAGCGGCACGTACTCGGGCCACCCCGTCGGGCTGGCGGCCGCCAGCGAGACGCTGCGGGTGCTCTCTGCGGAGCCCGTCATCGAGGAGATAACGGCGCTCGGTGAGCGCTATCGTGAGGGACTCGACGGGCTGTTTTCCGAACACGGGATCGAGGGGCGGGTCGTGGGCTACGGCAGCGTCTTTTCGCCACAGTTCGGCGTGACGGGCGAGCCACAGCGCTACGAGGACGTCCTCGGGCTCGACGAGGAGCGGTTCGTCGCGTTCGCACGCGGGATGCGCGAGCGCGGGCACTTTTTCACGCCGAATCCCTACAAGCGCCAGCACCTCTCGTGGGCCCACGGCGAGGCCGAACTGGAGACGTATCTCGCGGCCGCCGACGCAGTGCTGGGGTCGCTCCCGGTGAACTGA
- a CDS encoding Mrp/NBP35 family ATP-binding protein — MDDNDVLDRLRSVEDPDLGDDIVSLGLVNEVSVDPDRISISLALGAPYSPTETQIAADVRETLSDLDREIDLSARVESGLSADEQVLPNVENVIAVSSGKGGVGKSTVAVNLAAGLSQMGARVGLFDADIYGPNVPRMVDADQRPQATEEEVIIPPEKFGMKLMSMDFLVGKDDPVIWRGPMVHKVLTQLWEDVEWGHLDYMIVDLPPGTGDAQLTLLQSVPVTGAVIVTTPQDVAIDDANKGLRMFGRHDTVVLGIAENMSGFICPDCGSEHEIFGKGGGKAFAQENELPYLGGIPLDPSVRTGGDEGKPIVLDSDSETGNAFRVLTENVANNIGVTKRQQQSQR; from the coding sequence ATGGACGACAACGACGTCCTCGATCGTCTACGGAGCGTCGAGGACCCGGATCTCGGCGACGACATCGTCTCGCTCGGGCTCGTCAACGAGGTCTCGGTCGACCCTGACCGGATCTCGATCTCGCTCGCGCTCGGGGCGCCGTACTCGCCGACCGAGACGCAGATTGCGGCCGACGTCCGGGAGACGCTCTCGGATCTCGACCGGGAGATCGACCTCTCGGCACGCGTCGAGTCGGGACTCTCGGCCGACGAGCAGGTGCTGCCGAACGTCGAGAACGTCATCGCCGTCTCCTCGGGGAAAGGCGGCGTCGGGAAGTCGACCGTGGCGGTGAACCTCGCGGCCGGCCTCTCGCAGATGGGCGCGCGCGTCGGGCTGTTCGACGCCGACATCTACGGGCCGAACGTCCCGCGGATGGTTGACGCCGACCAGCGTCCCCAGGCCACCGAGGAGGAGGTCATCATCCCGCCGGAGAAGTTCGGGATGAAGCTCATGAGCATGGATTTCCTGGTGGGAAAGGACGACCCCGTGATCTGGCGGGGCCCGATGGTGCATAAGGTGCTCACCCAGCTCTGGGAGGACGTCGAGTGGGGCCACCTCGATTACATGATCGTCGACCTCCCCCCGGGTACGGGCGACGCCCAGCTCACCCTGCTCCAGAGCGTGCCCGTCACGGGTGCGGTGATCGTCACCACACCACAGGACGTCGCGATCGACGACGCCAACAAGGGCCTGCGGATGTTCGGGCGTCACGACACGGTCGTACTGGGGATCGCCGAGAACATGAGCGGCTTTATCTGTCCCGACTGTGGCAGCGAACACGAGATCTTCGGGAAAGGAGGTGGCAAAGCCTTCGCCCAGGAGAACGAACTCCCCTACCTCGGGGGGATTCCGCTCGATCCGTCCGTGCGAACCGGTGGCGACGAGGGCAAACCGATCGTGCTCGATTCCGACAGCGAGACGGGCAACGCCTTTCGCGTCCTCACCGAGAACGTCGCGAACAACATCGGCGTGACCAAACGCCAACAACAGAGCCAGCGATGA
- a CDS encoding CBS domain-containing protein gives MVEDLTVRDAMTTAYVGVSESDTIRDVIDVMIDEGADAVVVLRGSEAVGTVTERDLLRATTGTIPTDASIASVMSGPGPSVGADLPLSDAASALSTEDRRQLLVRNGDGVAGVLTSQDVITATASLLPASERDAETLSTSTSDLQTGTRTEPENPEYSSQSVCEACGSLMPGLESVNGQAICADCRGA, from the coding sequence ATGGTTGAAGACCTCACCGTCAGAGACGCGATGACCACGGCGTACGTGGGGGTGAGCGAATCGGATACGATCCGGGACGTCATCGACGTGATGATCGATGAGGGTGCCGACGCCGTCGTCGTCCTCCGGGGATCCGAGGCTGTCGGAACCGTCACCGAGCGCGATCTCCTGCGGGCGACGACCGGGACGATCCCCACCGACGCCAGTATCGCCTCGGTCATGTCCGGTCCCGGTCCGAGCGTCGGGGCGGATCTACCGCTTTCGGACGCCGCGAGCGCACTCTCGACGGAGGACAGGCGTCAACTGCTCGTGCGAAACGGCGACGGCGTCGCCGGCGTCCTCACCTCTCAGGACGTCATCACGGCCACCGCGTCGCTCCTCCCGGCCTCGGAGCGGGACGCCGAGACGCTCTCGACATCGACATCGGACCTGCAGACCGGAACGAGAACGGAACCGGAAAACCCCGAGTACTCCTCACAGAGCGTCTGTGAGGCCTGCGGGTCGCTCATGCCCGGTCTGGAGTCCGTCAACGGGCAGGCGATCTGTGCCGACTGCCGCGGGGCCTGA
- a CDS encoding GNAT family N-acetyltransferase, with protein sequence MRIEPPEFDETAAIADLWVALARGQRAFGSHLASETNRERIEEAIGRHIADGNLLVARSDGAVVGFAMFAVEYRLYDVDTVRGIIHNLFVVPDRRGEGIGSKLLERAEETLRKKGAAAIGLEVLAANEAARRFYSAHDYRPHRIELEKRVETDNTP encoded by the coding sequence ATGCGGATCGAACCGCCGGAGTTCGACGAAACCGCCGCGATCGCCGACCTCTGGGTCGCCCTCGCTCGCGGCCAGCGCGCGTTCGGCTCACACCTCGCGAGCGAGACGAACCGCGAGCGTATCGAGGAAGCGATCGGGCGTCACATCGCCGACGGAAACCTCCTCGTCGCCCGGTCGGACGGCGCGGTCGTCGGGTTCGCGATGTTCGCCGTCGAGTATCGCCTCTACGACGTCGATACGGTTCGAGGGATCATCCACAACCTCTTCGTGGTTCCCGATCGGCGTGGCGAGGGCATTGGTTCGAAACTGCTGGAGCGAGCCGAGGAGACCCTTCGGAAGAAGGGCGCGGCGGCGATCGGGCTCGAGGTACTCGCCGCAAACGAGGCTGCACGACGCTTCTATAGCGCGCACGACTACCGACCCCACCGAATCGAACTCGAGAAACGAGTCGAAACCGATAACACTCCGTAG
- a CDS encoding NAD(P)/FAD-dependent oxidoreductase, which yields MEIGIVGAGVAGIGVAYELRESSAAVTVLEKGQVVGGRAATRRKNGCIYDYGANYITPDEDLERLVRERASARPIGIEAPVWTFDADGVVTPGEDRDRPALTYADGIARKGERWRVESEDLVETFDALVLTPPAPQTAALLTDTDWDDPLRDRLVGGIETVSYRTILSIVLHYPFEIDRPYYALVNTDKDHEIGWCSREECKPGHVPDGQALLVVQMAPEWSLERYGEPDERIADAAARLAADLLDEPRIATPDWCDLGRFRHALPDGAPEADVLSTAADRSLHFAGDWVTGEGRVGAAFESGRDLGRRLSQSVDEPR from the coding sequence ATGGAGATCGGGATCGTTGGCGCGGGCGTCGCCGGTATCGGGGTCGCATACGAACTTCGGGAGTCGAGCGCGGCGGTGACCGTCCTCGAGAAGGGCCAGGTCGTGGGCGGGCGGGCCGCGACCCGGCGGAAGAACGGCTGTATCTACGATTACGGTGCAAACTACATCACGCCCGACGAGGACCTCGAACGTCTCGTTCGCGAGCGGGCGAGCGCACGACCGATCGGGATCGAGGCCCCGGTCTGGACGTTCGACGCCGACGGCGTGGTCACCCCGGGCGAGGACCGCGACCGACCCGCGCTGACTTACGCCGACGGGATCGCCCGCAAGGGTGAGCGCTGGCGGGTCGAAAGCGAGGACTTGGTGGAGACCTTCGATGCGCTCGTCTTGACGCCGCCGGCCCCGCAGACGGCCGCACTCCTGACGGACACAGACTGGGACGATCCCCTGCGGGACAGGCTCGTCGGCGGGATCGAAACGGTGTCCTATCGGACGATCCTCTCGATCGTGCTTCACTACCCGTTCGAGATCGACCGGCCCTACTACGCGCTCGTCAACACCGACAAGGATCACGAGATCGGCTGGTGCTCCCGAGAGGAGTGCAAACCCGGCCACGTCCCCGACGGCCAGGCGCTGCTCGTCGTGCAGATGGCGCCCGAATGGTCGCTCGAACGCTACGGCGAGCCCGACGAGCGGATCGCCGATGCGGCCGCGCGACTGGCCGCCGACCTGCTCGACGAACCCCGGATCGCAACGCCCGACTGGTGCGACCTCGGGCGCTTTCGACACGCACTGCCCGACGGCGCACCCGAAGCGGACGTCCTCTCGACGGCGGCGGATCGCTCGCTTCACTTCGCGGGCGACTGGGTCACCGGGGAAGGACGAGTTGGAGCCGCCTTCGAGAGCGGGCGCGACCTCGGCCGGCGACTATCCCAGTCGGTCGACGAGCCCCGATAG
- a CDS encoding CPBP family intramembrane glutamic endopeptidase produces MATQTTDAGPLAYATTLVTVLLIGVAGFGVGTILTVVVAGLLGAVGIDVFGSPVLQIVVGVLTLQGLGFGSVALFYLSTRDEGLGLLMLSMPDLRDAIWVAAGLIALFVALIGMSLIQTTFGIESAQHSLQELGTQNPEMLLVLVPLSILLVGPGEELLFRGVIQRLLTLRFGVVVGISIASVIFAFAHVGSLTGEGLLPTLVTYVVLSLILGGSYHFSENLVVPAVIHGLFNAIQFSILYWSVTTGGGEMLWLVAL; encoded by the coding sequence ATGGCAACTCAGACGACGGACGCGGGACCGCTCGCGTACGCCACCACGCTCGTTACTGTTCTCCTGATCGGCGTTGCGGGCTTTGGGGTCGGGACGATCCTCACGGTCGTCGTCGCCGGACTCCTCGGGGCGGTCGGTATCGACGTCTTCGGGAGTCCGGTCCTCCAGATCGTCGTCGGCGTCCTCACGCTGCAGGGCCTCGGCTTCGGCTCGGTCGCGCTGTTTTACCTCTCGACTCGCGATGAAGGTCTCGGCCTGTTGATGCTCTCGATGCCCGATCTCCGGGACGCGATCTGGGTCGCCGCCGGACTGATCGCGCTGTTCGTCGCGCTGATCGGGATGAGCCTCATCCAGACCACCTTCGGGATCGAATCCGCACAACACAGCCTGCAGGAACTCGGCACGCAGAACCCCGAGATGCTGCTGGTGTTGGTGCCCCTCTCGATCCTTCTCGTGGGCCCCGGCGAAGAGTTGCTCTTTCGGGGCGTCATCCAGCGTCTGCTCACGCTCCGGTTCGGCGTCGTCGTCGGCATCTCCATCGCCAGCGTGATCTTCGCGTTCGCCCACGTCGGCTCGCTGACCGGCGAGGGGTTACTCCCGACGCTCGTCACCTACGTCGTGTTGAGCCTCATCCTCGGCGGGAGCTACCACTTCAGCGAGAACCTCGTCGTGCCCGCCGTGATCCACGGGCTGTTCAACGCGATCCAGTTTTCGATCCTCTACTGGTCGGTCACGACCGGCGGCGGGGAGATGCTGTGGCTGGTCGCGCTCTGA
- the moaA gene encoding GTP 3',8-cyclase MoaA produces the protein MSVLADDFGREVTGVRISLTDRCNFDCVYCHNEGLGDTRGPMDPQDDEMSADDVVRFLEVVREFGVEKVKFTGGEPMLRDDLEEIIRRTPDEMEVSMTTNGTFLPGRAEGLVEAGLSRVNVSQDALDPKEFAEITKSGAYDRVIEGVHAALDAGLDPVKLNMVVFEHTAGYVPEMVEHVAENDGLQLQLIQYMPELTGKPEWNIDIERVHGWLEEQATRVERREMHHRARYWVESDDGDGEGMVEIVDPVENPEFCANCHRVRVTHEGYLKGCLNRNDDLRPMGEMSRAEIRETYRETVANRVPFYGEYMVRDGNGGWEINDEYVNA, from the coding sequence ATGAGTGTCCTCGCCGACGACTTCGGGCGGGAGGTGACGGGGGTTCGCATCTCGCTGACCGACCGGTGTAACTTCGACTGTGTGTACTGTCACAACGAGGGGCTTGGCGATACGCGCGGCCCGATGGACCCACAGGACGACGAGATGAGCGCCGACGACGTGGTCCGCTTTCTCGAGGTCGTCCGGGAATTCGGCGTCGAGAAGGTGAAGTTCACGGGCGGCGAGCCGATGCTCCGGGACGACTTGGAGGAGATCATCCGCCGGACGCCCGACGAGATGGAGGTCTCGATGACGACCAACGGCACCTTCCTGCCCGGTCGCGCCGAGGGGCTCGTCGAGGCCGGGCTCTCGCGGGTGAACGTCTCACAGGACGCACTCGACCCGAAGGAGTTCGCCGAGATCACGAAAAGCGGCGCGTACGACCGGGTGATCGAGGGGGTTCACGCGGCGCTCGACGCCGGGCTCGATCCGGTAAAACTCAACATGGTCGTCTTCGAGCACACCGCGGGCTACGTCCCCGAGATGGTCGAGCACGTCGCCGAGAACGACGGTCTCCAACTCCAGTTGATCCAGTACATGCCCGAACTCACCGGCAAGCCCGAGTGGAACATCGACATCGAGCGGGTCCACGGCTGGCTCGAAGAGCAGGCGACGCGAGTCGAACGCCGCGAGATGCACCACCGCGCGCGCTACTGGGTCGAGAGCGACGACGGCGACGGCGAGGGGATGGTCGAGATCGTCGACCCCGTCGAGAACCCCGAGTTCTGTGCGAACTGCCACCGGGTGCGGGTCACCCACGAGGGCTACCTGAAGGGGTGTCTGAACCGCAACGACGACCTCCGACCGATGGGTGAGATGAGCAGGGCGGAGATCCGCGAGACCTATCGCGAGACGGTCGCGAACCGCGTGCCGTTCTACGGCGAGTACATGGTTCGGGACGGGAACGGCGGCTGGGAGATCAACGACGAGTACGTCAACGCCTGA
- a CDS encoding DUF5785 family protein: MDWPHDPDGEEGSEGMRKYGMAIFAKKVDEEGDFPLRFEDFLAEYGDDPIRINSATVVPAREILERVDTDEVPDIVEFHRAIGRAMREGGFWDYHPVGANPERKSA, from the coding sequence ATGGACTGGCCCCACGACCCCGACGGCGAGGAGGGAAGCGAGGGAATGCGCAAGTACGGGATGGCGATCTTCGCCAAGAAGGTCGACGAGGAGGGTGACTTCCCGCTTCGCTTCGAGGACTTCCTCGCCGAGTACGGCGACGACCCGATCCGCATCAACTCCGCGACGGTCGTCCCCGCCCGGGAGATCCTCGAACGCGTCGACACCGACGAGGTCCCCGACATCGTCGAGTTCCACCGCGCCATCGGCCGTGCGATGCGTGAGGGTGGGTTCTGGGACTACCACCCCGTCGGTGCGAACCCCGAACGGAAGTCGGCCTAG
- a CDS encoding CAP domain-containing protein, with product MGRHVSPVVAVIRRLIGAVFSLLSLVLFVGLLLGLVWSASLMGLVDTSGVDSPVVEDVVEPPQWFIDSPFVWEVPAESQGGEPPEVDPNASPPEGDPGTTTAGDVTSDEVEAQIHTQVNEIRAEHGLSQLEHDDEIAAVARTHSQDMNERDYFSHTNPEGESPADRFGSLYPSECRAVGENLAYIQTGIGSGGSAEEIAERIVQGWMDSEGHRENILREGWDSEGIGVYMADGRVDATQNFCTTT from the coding sequence ATGGGGAGACACGTATCGCCGGTGGTCGCCGTGATCCGGCGATTGATCGGCGCGGTGTTCTCGCTGTTGAGTCTCGTGCTGTTCGTCGGTCTCCTGCTCGGTCTCGTCTGGTCGGCCTCGCTGATGGGGCTGGTCGATACGAGCGGCGTCGACTCGCCCGTCGTCGAGGACGTCGTCGAACCACCGCAGTGGTTCATCGACTCGCCGTTCGTCTGGGAGGTGCCCGCAGAGAGCCAGGGCGGCGAACCACCTGAAGTAGACCCGAACGCTTCGCCGCCCGAGGGTGATCCCGGGACCACCACCGCGGGCGACGTGACCTCCGACGAGGTCGAAGCACAGATCCACACGCAGGTCAACGAGATTCGCGCCGAACACGGTCTCTCGCAACTCGAACACGACGACGAGATCGCCGCGGTCGCCCGCACGCACAGCCAAGACATGAACGAGCGCGATTACTTCAGTCACACCAACCCCGAGGGTGAGTCGCCCGCCGATCGCTTCGGGAGCCTCTACCCGAGCGAGTGTCGCGCTGTCGGTGAGAACCTCGCGTACATCCAGACCGGCATCGGTTCGGGCGGCTCCGCGGAGGAGATCGCAGAACGGATCGTCCAGGGCTGGATGGACTCGGAGGGCCACCGCGAGAACATCCTCCGTGAAGGCTGGGACAGCGAGGGGATCGGCGTCTACATGGCTGACGGCCGGGTCGACGCCACCCAGAACTTCTGTACGACGACCTGA
- a CDS encoding 30S ribosomal protein S13, with protein sequence MSAEDPEQQDGQEDDDLRYFVRIGQTDLDGTKTVERSLSEMNGIGRRAARIIAQNAGISRTATFGRLEDDEIDAIVEEVEGFAENNPEWLANHQGYYDGEITHETGNDLELTRRQDINRLQMISAYRGVRHQRGQKVRGQRTRSTGRSEGTIGVNVEAIKEEAEEGDE encoded by the coding sequence ATGAGTGCAGAAGACCCAGAACAACAGGACGGACAGGAGGACGACGACCTCCGATACTTCGTTCGCATCGGGCAGACCGACCTCGATGGGACGAAGACCGTCGAACGATCACTGAGCGAGATGAACGGTATCGGCCGCCGAGCGGCCAGAATCATCGCCCAGAACGCCGGTATTTCGCGTACCGCGACGTTCGGGCGCCTCGAGGACGACGAGATCGACGCCATCGTCGAGGAAGTCGAGGGATTCGCCGAGAACAACCCCGAATGGCTCGCGAACCACCAGGGGTACTACGACGGCGAGATTACCCACGAGACGGGCAACGACCTCGAACTCACCCGCCGGCAGGACATCAACCGCCTGCAGATGATCAGCGCCTACCGTGGCGTGCGCCACCAGCGCGGCCAGAAGGTCCGCGGCCAGCGCACCCGTTCGACCGGGCGCTCGGAGGGGACCATCGGCGTGAACGTCGAGGCCATCAAGGAAGAGGCCGAGGAGGGTGACGAATAA
- a CDS encoding uracil-DNA glycosylase: MDANQLSSSNPFGMDEDCTNCPDLCEARTEIAHGYGDVGAEFLFVGERPSPGADETGIPFFGDERGEAFQEILHALGFAGQDPGEKPELDNVYLTLLTRCRHPERPPTEAEIGNCEPYLNAEIRMINPEIIVPVGQRALEEIATEYTTTPAEEFDIEADHATEIRGRGFELVPMIDPAEVTDEQREDFLQAFSDLFGRDYRQTKGRRGR, translated from the coding sequence ATGGACGCCAATCAGCTCTCTTCGAGCAACCCCTTCGGGATGGACGAGGACTGTACGAACTGTCCCGATCTCTGCGAGGCGCGAACGGAGATCGCCCACGGCTACGGCGACGTGGGTGCGGAGTTCCTCTTCGTGGGCGAGCGACCCTCGCCGGGTGCGGACGAGACGGGCATCCCGTTTTTCGGCGACGAGCGCGGCGAGGCGTTTCAGGAGATCCTTCACGCGCTCGGTTTCGCGGGTCAAGATCCGGGCGAAAAACCCGAACTCGACAACGTCTATCTCACTCTACTCACGCGCTGTCGACACCCCGAGCGCCCACCGACAGAGGCGGAAATCGGGAACTGCGAGCCGTACCTCAACGCCGAGATCCGAATGATCAACCCCGAGATCATCGTCCCGGTCGGCCAACGGGCACTCGAAGAGATCGCGACCGAGTACACCACGACCCCCGCCGAGGAGTTCGACATCGAAGCGGATCACGCGACGGAGATCCGCGGGCGCGGGTTCGAACTCGTGCCGATGATCGATCCCGCCGAGGTGACCGACGAGCAGCGCGAGGACTTCCTCCAGGCGTTTTCGGACCTGTTCGGGCGGGACTACCGCCAGACGAAGGGGCGACGGGGCCGATAG